A stretch of DNA from Rhodococcus sp. NBC_00297:
GTTTCGATAGCGCCGAGTGCAGTCGAGCCACCGAGTACATCGACGATGCGGTCGGACTGGTCCTCGACGGTGTCGTGAAGGGCCGTAGCCACCAGAACATCGAGCTGCGAACACCCGTACCTGCTCATTCGCAGCACATTTCGAGACGGATGAGTGATGTAGGGGTCGTTGATCTGGTCACCGCGAGCGGTGCGGCGCTGCATCAAGTGGGCGTACGACGCCACAGCGAGCGCATCCTGCAGAGCGGAGGTGTCGAGTCCGCGGCTACCTACCTCGTTGCGAATGGCGTGGGCGAGTAACGATGGATCCATGTCTTTCAGAGGAACATCGCGCACTGCGCGGGTGATGGCATCGGACGTCGACGGCATGGTGTCCTTTCGGTCGGAGGTCAGGAAGTGCGGGGGAGGTGGTCGACGAATTCGTACGAGCATCCCAGGGAACTGCGCTTGTCCGTGACACCGTTCTGGCGGAACCACGAGACGCACGCGTTGGCGATCAGCTGCGTGTCACGGGTGAACAGGTAGCCGTCCGTGCAGTCGTCGAAATGATCGTCGTGATGCCAATGGTCCAGCTCCAACCCCTCGACGCCATGGTCGGCCAGTCGGAGTCGCTGGAGAACGGCTCGCGATCGTCGCACCATGTACACACCGTCGTCGAGGACGTGGATCTGCGCGTTGAACACGTCGCCCTCGTCGTCGGGGTCGTAGTCGTTGGGGCCCAGTTCGATGATGAGGCCGGCAGGCTTGTCGAACATCGATTCCACCAACCATGCTGCGGTGCCGTCGGAATCGTCGACGGGCAGAACTCGGCCGTATCCGTCGGTGATGTTGTCGAGTAGGCCACCGCTGGGCAGGGGAGCGATCCATGCGTCGATGGCGTCGCCGTTCCTGCGAAGGTTCGCGATACCGTCGTCGGTCAACCAGGCGGGACCGTGGAAGAACTGCTCGACGCCCGACATGCCGTCTGAATTGGTGTATTTCGCGTACCAATTGTCGAGGTCGACATCCTTGTCGGTGACGACGACGCATCTGGTGCCGTCGATGCGGAGTGCGTACTGCCACTGTGGGATTGCAGTCGGTCGCCTGTCGACGCTCGGACGAGAGTGCTCCCGTTTCCAGACCGCGGTCTCGACTGCTCTGATGCGCGTGATGGACCACTCTCCACTGATGGAGTGCAAGGATTTCGCCGTGAGCTGGCAGGCCCAGGACACGTCGCGGTCGCGCCTCGACACGATGATGTGGTCGAGTCCGTTCTCGGCGACGACGGCGTCGGCGCGCTCGCCGAACGGGAAGTGCCGGGCGAGCTCGATAGCGCCGTGATCGGCATCGAATGGCTCGATCTCGATGATGACGGTGTACCGGGTGCCCTCACTCGCCGGCAGTCGGCGAGTGCGGGGGAGGCGACTGTCGGCCATGTGAGGGCTGGTGGACCAGAGGTCCGACCGGCTCGTCTCGACACCGAGGACGCTCCACTCCTCTGCGAGCCTGTCGACAGCATGGAGAGCAGCCTGTCCGGAGACCCACCATCCGCTGCCGGGT
This window harbors:
- a CDS encoding HD domain-containing protein; translation: MPSTSDAITRAVRDVPLKDMDPSLLAHAIRNEVGSRGLDTSALQDALAVASYAHLMQRRTARGDQINDPYITHPSRNVLRMSRYGCSQLDVLVATALHDTVEDQSDRIVDVLGGSTALGAIETHFGTEVARLVDAVTTPPKNGQDRATQYAEHVTTVIRDPKVFLVKVSDFVDNAGSLKYLADDAKRTKLLRKYAPLVEIFEAAATEHGEALGLTADGMEDLRGHLASIKEQARG